The Cryptococcus neoformans var. neoformans B-3501A chromosome 4, whole genome shotgun sequence genome has a window encoding:
- a CDS encoding hypothetical protein (HMMPfam hit to Helicase_C, Helicase conserved C-terminal domain, score: 90.6, E(): 4e-24; HMMPfam hit to SNF2_N, SNF2 family N-terminal domain, score: 363.3, E(): 3.3e-106), with amino-acid sequence MGAMDDRRYSYPPPRTSYVQPSTHPSPTASDYRYRSPVLPQHPPTHHSPSSYSASLYGQPKEDPAIAYARMREEMRTAEEARREAEALEYRRKRDMEFAARRPGSELMDDPRRIPHSSFPRSQMYGPSADQSRVMPSRNGKDYISEPPSPSELYPTDEDTERLPIDRYRRDIDVPPLPRQLPPPPSEIGRMADRARSPSAPIAPPLLKVVRKRTKVIRPNDFLVGNEDVWEDGLIRYQSKREDEVRAIAQWAASCQVRNGVGEPSLPQTQDESIKVRKINGDIATPTNKKKRKSRKLNLDDELLGLASSPPGSPNAAAEAEKSESKHHIYGMNGPIDPANPPSPSTIVYPSGLTRAEVIAKCEAGDVEGLTEDDVKAVQDEMWMREKAAQAAENGGVLPTNKDGTVRRKPGPAKGWRKIRGIDKKKETTPGKAQSTTAGSVAGSVADEEAEADIAALLDDSIAKKGKKVKRRKLEEPGAESPRFADAEDEYNEHRPSDSVLLDEIEDEHSRAGSVGESNALDTLPAASAPPKKKNSKTKEPGVGKGRWTRPTKPEKELVKKAEALASRTSKASLAGPSDDTFGVGPGPAEEVQEEIKHEYAPNTHDPRGVSENEAKIRHELVEDLQKQAWSNIVRDVPRIYRVFQGYDQSMKQIAQRRAQACVRNAFGQRNQKTMQRQSGKVNKEGAAKAKRIVKELAAFWRKNEKDEVIARKKAEREALERAKAEEEARETKRQSRKLNFLLTQTELYSHFIGKKIKTKEAEAAEGMDVEEEEKRGMEEIAIGEDGEPLPDLDYDEDDEENLRKHAARGAQAAIQAARDKARAFDDSIVGRGAPLPGDDTMDGDELNFQNPSLGENSVTITQPKMLMAQLKEYQLKGLTWLGNLYEQGINGILADEMGLGKTIQSISLLAYLAEHHNLWGPFLVIAPASTLHNWQQELARFVPRLKALPYWGSPKDRETLRKIWSRKNQTFSEDSPFHILITSYQLAVQDEKYLQGMKWQYMILDEAQAIKSSSSARWKSLLSLHCRNRLLLTGTPIQNSMHELWALLHFIMPQLFDSHEEFAEWFSKDIESSSGGVTGNLKPEQLKRLHMILKPFMLRRVKKHVQKELGDKIEIDLLVDLSQRQREIYKALRQRVSITDLLATAENNTDNGNPKNMRSLVNLVMQFRKVCNHPDLFERADVVSPFVFGEFSQSGNLAREGDGMYLPDSARNAIEVQIPRILWTDGGKLDIPGEQSLAGSDTKILQNLLNIWTPEWINERTKCADAEFGFVKLVGSSPGETSRSAKSPVLVQLLEGAEKERRWTEEGRFVDDSEFAASVKKGFRVPSVIPVLTQPGQVSLREISRRVWDESYLSRDDARCIGDYAIAPIVKPIASNRSFLNAQDRILNQPLAHSTLYGLAPSELHDPLAAEQFSRIAPSVPLTGLIPSSASSQTPVSPLHIPPTKRLIVDSAKLARLDSLLRELKAGGHRVLLYFQMTKMMDLIEEYLIFRQYKYLRLDGSSPIAERRDMVTSWQTNPDIFVFCLSTRAGGLGINLTAADTVIFYDHDWNPSSDAQAMDRAHRVGQTKQVTVYRLVARGTIEERILQMARGKKDIQDVVVGTKSVSDVAKPSEIVSLFMDDEELAESVAKRKQAEAHGYIAPTIIPNGRRSQFGDGLVLDDGEGDDGFFNAAAAARANAEEEEGLGAEEESKGKGKAKAAAAVTFPVPGEKRSHKKGMGKKAQAAAAAAALERVIAGNEEPLAASKPPAKKKVKIALGPDGLPL; translated from the exons ATGGGTGCCATGGATGACAGACGGTACTCTTATCCCCCACCTCGAACATCTTATGTGCAGCCTTCAAcgcatccttccccaacTGCATCCGATTATAGATATCGATCCCCCGTCTTACCTCAACATCCTCCGACCCATCACTCACCTTCGTCGTATTCTGCTTCACTTTATGGTCAACCAAAGGAAGATCCTGCTATTGCCTACGCTCGTATGCGGGAAGAAATGAGAACCGCAGAAGAGGCTAGGCGTGAGGCAGAGGCACTCGAATACAGGCGAAAGCGCGATATGGAGTTTGCAGCCAGGCGTCCTGGGTCCGAGCTGATGGATGACCCGCGCAGGATACCGCATTCCTCGTTTCCTCGGTCTCAAATGTATGGGCCGTCTGCAGACCAATCTAGAGTCATGCCGAGTAGGAATGGCAAAGACTATATCAGTGAACCGCCTTCTCCTAGCGAATTGTACCCGACGGATGAAGACACCGAAAGACTGCCTATCGATCGCTACAGACGGGATATTGATGTCCCACCATTGCCACGACAGTTACCCCCACCGCCTTCAGAAATAGGCCGTATGGCTGACAGGGCTCGGTCTCCTTCCGCGCCCATTGCACCTCCGCTTTTGAAAGTCGTGCGGAAGCGTACAAAAGTTATCCGACCCAATGACTTTCTTGTGGGTAATGAGGATGTATGGGAGGATGGCTTGATCAGGTATCAAAGTAAgcgggaagatgaggtCCGTGCGATTGCACAATGGGCTGCTTCGTGTCAG GTAAGAAATGGTGTGGGAGagccttctcttccccaaACGCAGGATGAATCCATCAAAGTTCGTAAAATCAATGGTGACATTGCAACACCGAccaacaagaagaaacgCAAGTCTCGCAAGCTCAATCTTGATGATGAACTGCTGGGTCTGGCTTCGTCTCCTCCTGGCTCACCGAATGCTGCCGCCGAAGCCGAGAAATCTGAGAGCAAGCATCATATCTACGGTATGAACGGTCCTATCGATCCTGCAAACCCTCCTTCCCCGTCTACTATCGTCTATCCTTCCGGTCTCACTCGGGCAGAAGTCATTGCAAAATGCGAAGCTGGGGATGTCGAAGGCTTGACTGAAGATGACGTCAAGGCTGTCCAGGATGAGATGTGGATGCGCGAGAAAGCTGCTCAGGCTGCCGAGAATGGCGGAGTCCTTCCTACGAACAAGGATGGGACTGTTCGTCGAAAGCCTGGTCCAGCCAAGggttggaggaagattcGAGGCATTgataagaagaaggagacaACACCTGGCAAAGCTCAGTCGACCACTGCCGGTAGTGTTGCAGGTAGTGTGGCCGACGAAGAGGCTGAAGCGGACATAGCTGCTCTCTTGGATGATTCAATTGCAAAGAAGGGTAAAAAGGTTAAGCGTCGTAAGCTGGAAGAGCCCGGTGCCGAGTCTCCAAGATTCGCTGACGCTGAAGATGAATATAATGAACATCGACCTTCTGACTCGGTGTTACTTGACgagattgaggatgagcaTAGTCGAGCAGGCAGCGTGGGTGAGAGCAACGCCTTGGATACCTTACCTGCCGCCTCTGCACctccaaagaagaagaatagcAAGACAAAAGAACCCGGTGTGGGTAAAGGTCGGTGGACGCGACCTACCAAACCTGAAAAGGAGTTGGTCAAGAAAGCCGAGGCTCTCGCTTCTCGCACCAGCAAAGCATCCCTCGCTGGGCCTTCTGACGATACTTTCGGCGTTGGTCCAGGCCCGGCAGAGGAAGTTCAAGAAGAAATCAAGCACGAGTATGCGCCTAACACGCATGACCCGCGAGGAGTGTCGGAGAACGAGGCGAAGATCAGGCATGAATTGGTGGAGGATCTCCAGAAGCAGGCTTGGAGCAACATAGTTCGGGATGTGCCTAGG ATATATCGAGTTTTTCAGGGTTATGATCAGTCAATGAAGCAAATTGCTCAGCGACGTGCTCAGGCCTGCGTTCGTAATGCCTTCGGGCAGAGAAACCAAAAGACGATGCAGAGGCAGAGTGGTAAAGTTAACAAGGAGGGTGCTGCAAAGGCGAAGCGAATTGTCAAGGAG CTTGCGGCATTTTGGAGGAAAaacgaaaaagatgaagttATTGCGCGTAAAAAGGCTGAACGTGAAGCTCTTGAGCGTGCcaaggctgaagaagaagctcgagAAACCAAGCGTCAATCTCGCAAACTCAACTTTCTTCTCACCCAAACTGAACTCTACTCGCATTTCATCGGAAAGAAGATTAAGACCAAGGAAGCCGAAGCTGCGGAGGGCATggatgtggaagaggaggagaagagggggatggaagagattgcCATTGGGGAAGACGGCGAGCCTTTGCCAGATCTTGATTACGATGAAG atgacgaggagaacCTCCGGAAACATGCGGCAAGGGGTGCGCAGGCAGCTATTCAGGCAGCTAGAGATAAGGCGAGAGCGTTTGACGATTCTATCGTTGGTAGAGGTGCGCCCCTACCTGGGGACGATACTA TGGATGGCGATGAGCTCAATTTCCAGAACCCATCTCTCGGCGAGAACAGTGTCACCATAACCCAACCCAAGATGCTTATGGCTCAGTTGAAGGAATACCAGCTCAAGGGTTTGACGTGGTTAGGGAACTTGTATGAGCAAGGTATCAATGGTATCTTGGCTGATGAAATGGGTTTGGGTAAA ACCATACAATCTATCTCCCTTCTTGCGTATCTCGCCGAACACCATAATCTTTGGGGtcccttcctcgtcattgCCCCCGCATCAACTCTTCACAACTGGCAGCAAGAACTCGCGCGATTCGTCCCCAGGCTCAAGGCTCTACCGTACTGGGGTTCACCTAAGGATCGTGAGACGCTGAGAAAAATTTGGAGTAGGAAGAATCAGACGTTTAGCGAAGACTCGCCTTTCCATATTTTGATTACTTCTTACCAACTG GCTGTACAAGATGAGAAGTATCTCCAAGGTATGAAATGGCAGTACATGATTCTTGATGAAGCCCAGGCCATcaagtcttcttcctcggctAGATGGAAGTCTCTTTTGAGTCTGCATTGTAGGAAcaggttgttgttgactgGAACACCTATTCAAAACTCAATGCACG AACTCTGGGCCCTTCTGCACTTTATCATGCCTCAGCTTTTTGATTCGCACGAAGAGTTCGCCGAATGGTTCTCCAAGGATATCGAGAGTTCGTCAGGTGGTGTCACTGGTAACCTCAAACCTGAACAGCTGAAGAGGTTGCATATGATCTTGAAGCCGTTCATGTTGCGAAGAGTGAAGAAACATGTGCAAAAGGAGTTGGGTGACAAG aTTGAAATCGACTTGCTTGTCGACTTGAGTCAACGACAACGCGAGATCTATAAAGCCCTCCGGCAACGTGTCTCTATCACTGACCTTTTGGCGACTGCCGAAAACAACACGGACAATGGCAATCCCAAGAACATGCGTTCATTGGTCAACCTCGTCATGCAGTTCCGAAAAGTGTGTAATCACCCCGATCTTTTCGAACGGGCGGACGTTGTTTCaccttttgtttttggcGAGTTCTCACAATCAGGAAATCTTGCtagggaaggagatggcaTGTACTTGCCCGACTCGGCAAGGAACGCGATCGAAGTGCAAATACCGCGAATATTATGGACAGATGGCGGCAAATTGGATATTCCTGGAGAACAGAGTCTCGCAGGCAGCGATACGAAGATTTTGCAAAATCTCTTAAACATCTGGACTCCTGAATGGATAAATGAGCGTACCAAGTGCGCCGACGCCGAATTCGGTTTTGTCAAATTAGTTGGTTCTTCGCCTGGAGAAACGAGCAGGAGCGCCAAGTCGCCTGTTCTCGTGCAGCTACTTGAGGGAgctgagaaagaaaggCGATGGACAGAGGAGGGAAGGTTCGTCGATGATTCCGAGTTTGCAGCTTCTGTCAAGAAGGGGTTCAGGGTACCTTCAGTCATTCCAGTCTTAACACAGCCTGGACAAGTGTCTCTTCGAGAGATCAGCCGGAGAGTGTGGGATGAGTCGTATCTTTCACGCGACGATGCGAGGTGTATTGGTGACTACGCCATTGCGCCTATTGTCAAACCTATTGCATCTAACCGATCATTTCTCAATGCTCAAGACCGCATCCTCAATCAGCCTCTCGCTCACTCTACCCTCTATGGCCTTGCCCCTTCAGAGCTTCATGATCCCTTGGCTGCCGAACAATTTTCTCGCATTGCCCCCAGCGTGCCTCTTACAGGTCTCATCCCATCATCCGCATCCTCTCAAACACCCGTCTCACCTCTTCATATTCCTCCCACAAAGCGTCTCATCGTTGACTCTGCCAAGCTTGCTCGTCTTGATTCGCTTCTTCGTGAACTCAAGGCCGGTGGTCATCGGGTCCTTCTTTATTTCCAAATgacaaagatgatggaCTTAATTGAAGAATACCTCATCTTCAGGCAGTACAAGTACTTGAGACTGGATGGTTCGTCCCCGATCgcggagagaagagatatGGTGACCAGTTGGCAGACGAATCCAGATATCTTTGTGTTCTGTCTGAGTACCAGGGCCGGTGGTTTAGGTATCAACTTAACCGCTGCGGACACTGTAATTTTCT ACGATCATGACTGGAACCCCTCGAGTGATGCCCAAGCCATGGACCGAGCTCACCGAGTTGGTCAAACCAAACAGGTCACTGTTTACCGTCTCGTGGC TCGTGGCACGATCGAAGAACGTATCCTTCAAATGGCCCgaggcaagaaggacaTCCAGGATGTTGTCGTCGGCACCAAATCTGTTTCTGACGTCGCCAAACCATCTGAGATCGTATCCTTGTTtatggatgatgaagagctggCCGAGTCTGTTGCCAAGCGCAAGCAAGCAGAAGCTCACGGTTATATTGCTCCTACCATTATTCCCAACGGCCGCAGGTCACAGTTTGGAGACGGTCTGGTattggatgatggtgagggcGATGATGGATTCTTCAACGccgcggcggcggcgagaGCGAatgcggaagaagaggaaggtttaggtgcggaggaggagagcaaagggaaagggaaggcgAAAGCGGCTGCAGCGGTAACATTTCCGGTACCGGGCGAAAAAAGGAGTCATAAGAAGGgtatgggaaagaaggctcAGGCTGCAGCTGCTGCCGCCGCTTTGGAAAGAGTGATCGCGGGCAACGAAG AACCTCTTGCAGCGTCAAAGCCCCCAGCTAAGAAAAAGGTCAAGATTGCCCTTGGACCTGACGGCTTACCACTGTAA